One Gadus morhua chromosome 23, gadMor3.0, whole genome shotgun sequence DNA segment encodes these proteins:
- the chmp5b gene encoding charged multivesicular body protein 5 — MNRIFGSGKPKAPPPNLTDCIGTVDSRSESIEKKVARLDAELVKYKDQMKKMRDGPSKNMVKQKAMRVLKQKRMYEGQRDQLMQQSFNMEQANYTIQSLKDTKTTVDAMKVGAKEMKKAYKNIKIDKIEDLQDQLEDMMEDANDVQEAMSRSYGTPDIDEDDLEAELDALGDEMMFDEDSSYLDDASTAPSIPEGLPGDKSTSRDGVLVDEFGLPQIPAT, encoded by the exons ATGAATCGTATATTTGGCAGCGGGAAGCCtaaagccccccctcccaacctgACGGACTGCATCGGCACT GTCGATTCTCGGTCAGAGTCCATTGAGAAGAAGGTGGCCCGACTAGATGCTGAGCTGGTGAAGTACAAGGACCAGATGAAGAAGATGAGGGACGGGCCCTCAAAG AACATGGTGAAACAGAAGGCCATGAGAGTTTTAAAGCAGAAGAGAAT GTACGAGGGCCAGAGAGACCAGCTCATGCAGCAGTCGTTTAACATGGAGCAGGCCAACTACACCATTCAGTCCCTCAAAGACACCAAGACAACC GTGGACGCCATGAAGGTTGGAGCCAAGGAGATGAAGAAGGCCTACAAGAACATAAAGATTGACAAGATCGAG gacctccaagACCAGCTGGAGGACATGATGGAGGACGCCAACGACGTGCAGGAGGCCATGAGCCGCAGCTACGGCACGCCCGACATCGACGAGGACGACCTGGAAGCAG AACTGGACGCACTGGGAGATGAGATGATGTTTGACGAGGACAGCTCCTACTTGGACGATGCCTCCACCGCCCCCTCCATCCCAGAAGGTCTGCCTGGGGACAAGTCCACCAGCCGG GACGGTGTGCTGGTGGATGAGTTCGGCCTCCCCCAGATCCCAGCCACATAG
- the myl12.1 gene encoding myosin, light chain 12, 1 → MSSKRAKGKTTKKRPQRATSNVFAMFDQSQIQEFKEAFNMIDQNRDGFVDKEDLHDMLASLGKNPTDEYLEAMMTEAPGPINFTMFLTMFGEKLNGTDPEDVIRNAFACFDEEGTGFIQEDYLRELLTTMGDRFTDEEVDELVREAPIDKKANFNYVEFTRILKHGAKDKDD, encoded by the exons ATGTCCAGCAAACGAGCAAAGGGGAAGACCACCAAGAAGCGCCCCCAGCGCGCCACTTCCAATGTCTTCGCCATGTTTGACCAGTCCCAGATCCAGGAGTTCAAGGAGGCCTTCAACATGATCGACCAGAACCGAGATGGCTTTGTGGACAAGGAGGACCTCCACGACATGCTGGCCTCCCTGG GTAAGAACCCAACCGATGAATACCTGGAGGCCATGATGACCGAAGCACCCGGACCCATCAACTTCACCATGTTCCTCACCATGTTCGGAGAGAAGCTTAACGGGACCGACCCGGAGGACGTCATCCGCAACGCCTTCGCCTGCTTCGATGAGGAGGGCACAG GCTTCATCCAGGAGGACTACCTGAGGGAGCTCCTGACCACCATGGGCGACCGCTTCACGGACGAGGAGGTCGacgagctggtcagggaggccCCCATCGACAAGAAGGCCAACTTCAACTACGTGGAGTTCACACGCATCCTGAAGCATGGGGCTAAAGACAAGGACGATTAA
- the fastkd3 gene encoding FAST kinase domain-containing protein 3, mitochondrial yields MALKAAQRLHSLGRAGRYIPRLFGNISQGDVCCASELRIAADRPIHHNCVLGRMGFSTITRDPSFLASGSVGLHKGSVFRFRLTQLHPPPEAEERRFGKRLAGCSSSRQVLRLLRHAETLSDVMAAGALHRVADLEQEGCSLRDPGVLEKDEVRSLCFQLEQDSGRLTDGGLVSALMACTRLFLDPWSTLVVRLVAESQERLDHGRMSVGELCTLGRALLALEGPGCGMLGQVMQQVQRRGPAAWSLAELLGVYWLLQDGAAEGGHQQALLHGMHAHALTLAPRMDAAAVSGLLGALVALEQSNATPLVMALCRQAVRHVGGFTDDQLSLVLGVLMHFGHSDVHFVGAMERHVPRVAFTARPETVTRVAQYFGQRNILSRPVFDALAESFVYRADDYDTGQVARQILPLGKLGYLPPNAGEVFGKVEGILHTRFSQFQPRTLLSLLHACTLVERFPVNFVSKVFKSYFLQELQEPGTAMDRLVLAQLTQLYMTVKLECPFYGGPILLPKYRVKSFLMPGGSLETLVDVQLYNHVRSGLVTLLGARTYFASKVLTPYCYTLDVEIKLDEEGYVLPASHNDYVHKRVALCIDGHKRFTLSSRQLLGREATKQRHLRLLGYQVVQIPFHEFEELKSQSEVVEYLHNKIFPKSYRLSW; encoded by the exons ATGGCGCTAAAAGCCGCCCAGAGGCTACACAGTCTGGGCCGGGCTGGACGCTACATCCCGCGGCTCTTCGGCAACATAAGTCAGGGAGATGTATGTTGTGCTTCTGAGCTGCGGATCGCAGCCGACCGCCCCATCCACCACAACTGCGTCCTCGGTAGGATGGGCTTTTCAACGATCACAAGGGACCCGTCCTTCCTGGCCAGTGGTTCCGTGGGTCTCCACAAAGGGTCGGTTTTCCGCTTCCGGCTGACCCAGCTGCACCCGCCGCCGGAAGCTGAGGAGCGGCGGTTCGGCAAGCGGCTGGCCGGCTGCTCGTCCTCGCGGCAGGTGCTGCGTCTCCTACGCCACGCGGAGACCCTGTCCGACGTGATGGCGGCGGGCGCGCTGCATCGCGTGGCCGACCTGGAGCAGGAGGGCTGCTCGCTGCGGGACCCCGGGGTGCTGGAGAAGGACGAGGTGCGCTCCCTGTGCTTCCAGCTGGAGCAGGACTCGGGCCGGCTGACGGACGGGGGGCTGGTGTCGGCGCTGATGGCCTGCACCCGGCTTTTCCTGGACCCCTGGAGCACGCTGGTGGTGCGGCTGGTGGCGGAGAGCCAGGAGCGGCTGGACCATGGCCGGATGAGCGTGGGGGAGCTGTGCACGCTGGGCCGGGCCCTGCTGGCCCTGGAGGGCCCCGGTTGTGGCATGCTGGGCCAGGTGATGCAGCAGGTCCAGCGGCGGGGGCCTGCGGCGTGGAGCCTGGCGGAGCTGCTGGGCGTGTACTGGCTGCTGCAGGACGGGGCCGCCGAGGGGGGGCATCAGCAGGCCCTGCTGCACGGCATGCACGCCCACGCCCTCACCCTGGCCCCCCGCATGGACGCGGCGGCCGTCAGCGGGCTGCTGGGGGCGCTGGTGGCGCTCGAGCAGAGCAACGCCACGCCGCTGGTCATGGCGCTCTGCAGGCAGGCGGTCCGCCACGTGGGCGGCTTCACGGACGACCAGCTGAGCCTGGTGCTGGGCGTGCTCATGCACTTCGGCCACAGCGACGTCCACTTTGTGGGCGCCATGGAGCGGCACGTGCCCCGCGTGGCGTTCACGGCGCGGCCGGAGACGGTCACGCGGGTGGCGCAGTACTTCGGCCAGAGGAACATCCTGTCGCGGCCCGTGTTCGACGCGCTGGCCGAGAGCTTCGTGTACCGGGCGGACGACTACGACACGGGCCAGGTGGCCCGGCAGATCCTGCCGCTGGGGAAGCTGGGATACCTGCCGCCCAACGCGGGCGAGGTGTTCGGGAAGGTGGAGGGCATCCTCCACACGCGCTTCTCCCAGTTCCAGCCGCGCACGCTGCTCAGCCTGCTGCACGCCTGCACCCTGGTGGAGCGCTTCCCGGTCAACTTCGTCTCCAAGGTGTTCAAGAGCTACTTCCTGCAGGAGCTGCAAG AGCCGGGAACCGCAATGGACCGGCTGGTTCTGGCCCAGCTGACCCAGCTCTACATGACTGTGAAGCTCGAGTGTCCCTTCTACGGG GGTCCCATTCTGCTCCCCAAGTACCGGGTGAAGTCCTTCCTGATGCCGGGCGGCTCGCTGGAGACTTTGGTGGACGTCCAGCTGTACAACCACGTCAGATCCGGGCTGGTCACCCTGCTGGGGGCCCGCACCTACTTCGCCTCCAAAGTCCTCACGCCCTACTGCTACACCCTAG ATGTGGAGATTAAACTGGATGAGGAAGGTTATGTTCTCCCCGCCAGTCATAACGACTACGTCCACAAGAG GGTGGCGCTGTGCATCGACGGACACAAGAGGTTCACTCTGAGCAGCCGCCAGCTGCTGGGGAGGGAAGCCACCAAGCAGAGACACCTGAGGCTGCTGGGATACCAAGTGGTTCAG ATTCCATTCCACGAGTTTGAGGAACTGAAGAGCCAGAGTGAGGTGGTGGAGTACCTCCACAACAAGATCTTCCCCAAAAGCTACCGGCTCAGCTGGTGA